One stretch of Sebastes umbrosus isolate fSebUmb1 chromosome 5, fSebUmb1.pri, whole genome shotgun sequence DNA includes these proteins:
- the cth gene encoding cystathionine gamma-lyase gives MDQNHKQDEHGDLFAGFSTAYKSFATEAIHVGQEPEQWKSMAVVPPISLSTTFKQLGPGNHAGFEYSRSGNPTRNCLEKAVAALDGGKYCIAVASGLAATVTITHMLKVGDGIVCMDDVYGGTNRYFQRIAVEFGLEVCFVDCTKPAELKAALKANTKLLWIETPTNPTMKVVDIEACSEVAHEYNKDIVVVVDNTFMSAYFQRPLALGADICMYSATKYMNGHSDVVMGLASMNRDDLYERLKFLQNALGCVPSPFDCFLCNRGLKTLHLRMERHFKNAMAAAKFLEADSRVERVIFPGLPSHPQHDVMKRQCTGCPGMITFYIKGQLEHASAFLSNLKLFAIAESLGGYESLAEHPALMTHASVPEKERVVLGISDTLIRLSVGLEDEVDIIEDLEQALSAAHPKKK, from the exons ATGGATCAAAATCACAAACAAGACGAGCATGGCGATCTGTTCGCCGGCTTCAGCACGGCGTACAAATCGTTCGCCACAGAGGCGATCCACGTCGGTCAGGAGCCGGAGCAGTGGAAGTCCATGGCTGTGGTGCCGCCGATTTCACTGTCTACCACGTTCAAGCAGCTTGGACCAGGAAACCACGCT GGGTTTGAATACAGCCGGAGTGGAAACCCTACAAGAAACTGTCTTGAGAAGGCCGTGGCTGCTTTGGATGGCGGAAAGTATT GTATTGCTGTTGCCTCGGGGCTGGCAGCCACAGTGACCATCACTCACATGCTCAAGGTGGGTGATGGAATCGTCTGCATGGACGACGTGTACGGAG GCACAAACCGCTACTTCCAAAGAATTGCTGTTGAATTTGGCCTGGAGGTGTGTTTTGTTGATTGTACAAAACCAGCAGAGCTGAAGGCCGCTCTGAAGGCCAACACTAAA CTGCTGTGGATCGAGACGCCCACTAACCCCACGATGAAGGTTGTTGACATCGAGGCCTGTTCTGAGGTGGCCCAtgaatacaacaaagacatagTGGTGGTCGTGGACAACACCTTCATGTCTGCCTACTTCCAG CGTCCCTTGGCTTTAGGAGCTGATATCTGCATGTATTCAGCAACCAAATACATGAACG GTCACAGTGACGTGGTGATGGGTCTGGCTTCGATGAACCGGGATGATCTGTATGAGCGACTGAAGTTCCTGCAAAATG CTCTGGGTTGTGTACCGTCTCCCTTCGACTGCTTCCTGTGTAACCGAGGACTGAAGACGCTACATCTGCGGATGGAGCGGCACTTCAAGAACGCCATGGCTGCTGCCAAGTTTCTAGAGGCGGATTCCAGGGTGGAGCGGGTTATCTTCCCAG GCCTGCCCTCTCACCCTCAGCATGATGTGATGAAGAGACAATGCACCGGATGTCCGGGGATGATCACCTTCTACATCAAGGGGCAACTCGAGCACGCCAGCGCCTTCCTCAGTAACCTCAAA ttGTTTGCGATAGCTGAGAGTCTCGGTGGCTATGAGAGTTTAGCAGAACATCC GGCGCTTATGACCCATGCATCAGTGCCAGAAAAGGAGAGGGTTGTCCTGGGGATCAGTGACACACTCATCCGACTCTCTGTGGGTCTGGAGGATGAGGTCGACATCATCGAAGACCTGGAGCAAGCGCTGTCTGCTGCT CATCCAAAGAAGAAGTGA